In Xiphophorus couchianus chromosome 24, X_couchianus-1.0, whole genome shotgun sequence, a single genomic region encodes these proteins:
- the LOC114140515 gene encoding NACHT, LRR and PYD domains-containing protein 3-like isoform X3, giving the protein MDQCEDREDRVLPSKMSLIGEHEDQRKLSEPEPGPGPEPSCVSLSSNNSKSRSRAAEPSCVSWRSNKSKDVIILFKSDQPPAAKRVDQQSSEVPTDPSVQLHQTQLDSIFMLLEENIVTFVKNELKNIQKVLSPDDPGSSEGQSEDEEVIRGEDEEQRRSSREAVMKITLNFLRKMKQEELAECLQSRNHAENCQRKLKSNLKTKFQCVFEGIAKAGSPTLLNQIYTELYITEGGTGEVNQEHEVRQIETASRKPYRPETTIRQEDIFKVPPGGDQPIRTVMTKGAAGIGKTVLIQKFTLDWAEDKTNQNIQFIFPFTFRELNVLREKKFSLVELIHHFFTETKGIFSFEQFQVLFIFDGLDESRLGLDFNNNPILTDVTESSSVDVLLTNLIRGKLLPSALLWITTRPAAANQIPDKFADRVTDIRGFNDPHKEEYFRKKFRDEDQASRIISHIKTSRSLHIMCHIPVFCWITATVLEDVLKANGREDLPNTLTQMYIHFLVVQTKLRKIKYDGGFETDPHWSPGIRKIIVSLAKLSFDQLQKGNLIFYESDLTEGGIDIRAASVYSGVFTQIFREERGLYQDKVFCFVHLSVQEFLAALHVHLTFINSGVNLMDEQSTSWSCEAREDQSAETDIYKSAVDKALQSPDGHLDLFLRFLMGLSLQTNQRLLEGLLRQTGCCSQTNQETVQYIKKNISENLSAEKSINLFHCLNELNDRSLVEEIQQLLSSESLSAERLSPAQWSALAFILISSEQSLDVFDLKKYLPSEEAFLRLIPVIKESKKALLSQCNLSDRSCETLSSVLGSSSSNLIELDLSNNNLRDSGVALLCAGLESPQCELETLRLSTCRLSGRSCHHLSTVLSSQSSSLIELDLTNNDLKDSGVSLLSTGLANPNCKLETLSLSGCLVTEEGCDYVASALTSNPSHLRKLDLSYNDPGEDGKTILMARFEDERSRLETLRMEPAGVQYLKPGLRKYSCRFTIDTNTVNRNCQLSHGNRKVTHVEEDQRYPDHPDRFDWCRQLLCTTGLTGRCYWEVERKGRVHVSVSYRGIKRKGDSDNCEFGYNDKSWSLFCSDGIYSVYHNNKGTSVRLHSIPSSSSSSSSATSRVAVYLDHPAGTLSFYRVSFDSLIHIHTFNTTFTELLYPGFGVGFRPGSSVCLCLV; this is encoded by the exons ATGGATCAgtgtgaggacagagaggacAGAGTCCTTCCCTCTAAAATGTCTCTTATTGGGGAACATGAGGACCAGAG GAAgctgtcagaaccagaacctggacccGGACCAGAACCCAGCTGTGTTTCTTTGAGCAGCAACAACTCAAAGAG CAGGAGTCGTGCAGCTGAGCCCAGCTGTGTGTCGTGGAGGAGCAACAAGTCAAAGGACgttattattctgtttaaatCGGACCAGCCTCCAGCAGCAAAGAG AGTGGACCAGCAGAGCTCAGAGGTTCCCACTGATCCGTCTGTCCAGCTGCATCAGACACAGCTGGACTCCATATTTATG ctgctggaggaaaacaTTGTCACTTTTGTGAAGAACGAGCTGAAGAACATCCAGAAGGTTCTGAGTCCAGATGATCCAGGATCCTCAGAGGGTCAGAGTGAGGATGAGGAGGTGATTAGGGGTGAGGatgaagagcagaggaggagcagcagggagGCAGTGATGAAGATCACCCTGAACTTCCTGAGGAAGATGAAGCAGGAGGAGCTGGCTGAGTGTCTGCAGAGCA GGAATCATGCTGAAAATTGTCAACGGAAACTCAAGTCTAACTTGAAGACAAAGTTCCAGTGTGTGTTTGAGGGAATCGCTAAAGCAGGAAGTCCAACCCTGCTGAACCAGATCTACACTGAGCTCTACATCACagagggaggaactggagaggtcAACCAGGAACATGAGGTCAGACAGATTGAAACAGCATCCAGGAAACCATACAGACCAGAAACAACAATCAGACAAGAAGACATCTTTAAAGTCCCACCTGGAGgagatcaaccaatcagaacagtGATGACTAAAGGAGCAGCTGGCATTGGGAAAACAGTCTTAATACAGAAGTTCACTCTGGACTGGGCTGAAGACAAAACCAACCAGAACATCCAGTTCATATTTCCATTCACCTTCAGAGAACTGAATGTgctgagagagaaaaagttcagcttGGTGGAACTGATTCATCACTTCTTTACTGAAACCAAAGGAATCTTTAGCTTTGAACAgttccaggttctgttcatctttgatggTCTGGATGAGAGTCGACTTGGTCTGGACTTCAACAACAATCCGATCCTGACTGATGTTACAGAGTCCAGCTCAGTGGATGTTCTGCTGACAAACCTCATCAGGGGGaaactgcttccctctgctctcctctggataaccacacgacctgcagcagccaatcagatccctGATAAATTTGCTGACAGAGTGACTGACATTAGAGGGTTCAATGACCCACATAAGGAGGAGTACTTCAGGAAAAAATTCAGAGATGAGGATCAGGCCAGCAGGATCATCTCCCACATCAAGACATCACGAAGTCTCCACATCATGTGTCACATCCCAGTtttctgctggatcactgctacAGTTCTGGAGGATGTGCTAAAAGCAAATGGGAGAGAGGATCTTCCAAACACTCTAACTCAGATGTACATCCATTTCCTGGTGGTTCAGACCAAACTGAGGAAGATCAAATATGATGGAGGATTTGAAACAGATCCACACTGGAGTCCTGGAATTCGAAAAATCATAGTGTCTTTGGCAAAACTGTcttttgatcagctgcagaaaggaaacctgATCTTCTATGAATCAGACCTGACAGAGGGTGGCATCGATATCAGAGCAGCCTCAGTGTACTCAGGAGTGTTCACACAGATCTTTAGGGAGGAGAGAGGGCTGTACCAGGACAAGGTGTTCTGCTTCGTCCATCTGAGTgttcaggagtttctggctgctcttCATGTTCATCTGACCTTCATCAACTCTGGAGTCAATCTGATGGATGAACAGTCGACATCCTGGAGTTGTGAAGCAAGAGAAGATCAATCTGCAGAAACAGATATTTACAAGAGTGCTGTTGACAAGGCATTGCAGAGTCCTGATGGACACCTGGACTTGTTCCTGCGCTTCCTCATGGGTCTTTCCCTGCAGACCAACCAGAGACTTCTCGAAGGCCTGTTGAGACAAACTGGATGTTGTTCCCAGACCAATCAAGAAACAGTTCAGTACATCAAAAAGAATATCAGTGAGAATCtatctgcagagaaaagcatcaaTCTGTTCCACTGTCTGAATGAACTCAATGATCGTTCCTTAGTGGAGGAAATTCAACAGCTGCTGAGTTCAGAAAGTCTCTCTGCAGAACGACTGTCTCCTGCCCAGTGGTCCGCCCTCGCTTTCATATTAATCTCATCCGAACAAAGTCTTGATGTATTTGACCTGAAGAAGTATTTACCTTCAGAGGAAGCTTTTCTGAGGTTGATTCCAGTGATCAAAGAGTCAAAGAAAGCTCT CCTGAGCCAGTGCAATCTGTCAGACAGAAGCTGTGAAACTTTGTCCTCAGTTCTGGGCTCCTCTTCATCAAACCTGATTGAACTTGACTTGAGCAACAACAACCTGAGGGACTCAGGAGTTGCCCTGCTGTGTGCAGGACTGGAGAGTCCGCAGTGTGAACTGGAAACTCTGAG GCTAAGCACCTGTAGGTTGTCAGGTAGAAGCTGCCATCATCTGTCCACAGTGCTGAgctcccagtcctccagtctGATTGAGTTGGACCTTACAAACAACGATCTGAAGGATTCTGGAGTCAGCCTCCTGTCGACAGGACTGGCAAACCCAAACTGTAAACTGGAGACTCTCAG cCTGTCAGGATGTCTGGTCACAGAGGAGGGCTGTGATTATGTGGCCTCAGCTCTGACCTCCAACCCCTCCCATCTGAGAAAGCTGGACCTGAGTTATAATGACCCAGGAGAAGATGGAAAAACTATACTGATGGCTAGATTTGAAGATGAGCGTTCCAGACTGGAGACTCTCAG GATGGAGCCTGCTGGAGTTCAATACTTGAAACCAGGTCTGAGGAAAT ATTCCTGTCGATTCACCATCGACACCAACACAGTGAACAGAAACTGCCAGCTGTCCCACGGCAACAGGAAGGTGACCCATGTGGAGGAGGATCAGCGGTACCCTGAccatccagacagatttgacTGGTGTCGTCAGCTTCTTTGCACAACTGGTCTGACTGGtcgctgttactgggaggtggagCGAAAAGGGAGAGTTCATGTGTCAGTGAGCTACAGAGGAATCAAAAGGAAGGGAGACAGTGACAACTGTGAGTTTGGATACAACGATAAGTCCTGGAGTTTGTTCTGCTCTGATGGGATTTACTCTGTCTATCACAATAACAAAGGAACATCAGTTCGCCTCCACTCCatcccctcttcctcctcctcctcttcctctgccacCAGCAGAGTAGCAGTCTATCTGGACCATCCGGCCGGCACTTTGTCCTTCTACAGAGTTTCCTTTGACTCTCTGATCCACATccacaccttcaacaccacattCACTGAACTGCTCTATCCTGGGTTTGGCGTTGGCTTCAGGCCCGGttcctctgtgtgtctctgtttggTTTAG